The proteins below are encoded in one region of Ricinus communis isolate WT05 ecotype wild-type chromosome 6, ASM1957865v1, whole genome shotgun sequence:
- the LOC8270441 gene encoding probable aquaporin PIP-type 7a, which translates to MEGKEEDVRLGANKYRETQPIGTAAQSQDDKDYTEPPPAPLFEPGELTSWSFYRAGIAEFIATFLFLYISVLTVMGVVKAPTKCSTVGIQGIAWAFGGMIFALVYCTAGISGGHINPAVTFGLFLARKLSLTRALFYMVMQCLGAICGAGVVKGFEGSHDYTRLGGGANSVNPGYTKGDGLGAEIVGTFVLVYTVFSATDAKRSARDSHVPILAPLPIGFAVFLVHLATIPITGTGINPARSLGAAIIFNKDQGWDDHWIFWVGPFIGAALAALYHQVVIRAIPFKKC; encoded by the exons ATGGAGGGCAAAGAAGAAGATGTTAGATTGGGAGCTAACAAGTACAGGGAAACGCAGCCGATTGGAACGGCTGCTCAAAGCCAAGATGATAAGGATTATACAGAGCCACCACCGGCGCCTCTGTTTGAGCCTGGCGAGTTGACTTCATGGTCGTTTTATAGAGCTGGAATTGCAGAGTTCATAGCGACTTTCTTGTTCTTGTATATCTCTGTTTTGACTGTTATGGGTGTTGTTAAAGCACCCACTAAATGCTCCACTGTTGGTATTCAAGGGATTGCTTGGGCCTTTGGTGGCATGATCTTTGCTCTTGTTTACTGTACTGCTGGAATTTCAG GAGGACACATAAACCCAGCCGTGACCTTCGGGCTGTTTCTGGCGAGGAAGTTGTCGTTGACAAGGGCTTTGTTCTACATGGTGATGCAGTGCCTTGGAGCCATATGCGGTGCTGGTGTAGTAAAAGGATTTGAAGGTAGTCATGACTACACTAGGTTGGGCGGTGGTGCTAACAGTGTCAACCCTGGTTACACCAAAGGTGATGGTCTTGGTGCTGAAATTGTTGGTACCTTTGTTCTTGTTTACACCGTCTTCTCTGCCACTGATGCCAAACGTAGTGCCAGAGACTCCCATGTTCCT ATTTTGGCACCATTGCCAATTGGGTTCGCAGTTTTCTTGGTGCACTTGGCTACTATCCCAATTACAGGAACCGGGATCAACCCAGCCCGTAGTCTTGGTGCAGCAATCATCTTCAACAAGGACCAAGGCTGGGATGATCAT TGGATTTTCTGGGTGGGTCCATTCATTGGGGCAGCACTTGCAGCTCTCTACCACCAAGTTGTGATCAGAGCCATTCCTTTCAAGAAATGctga